The sequence AAGACTTTGGCTCGGTATTTGCGGTCGGCCGGGACGGGGATATATAGAAGCTCTCGCGACGATTGCTGGATGGAGTAGGAGAAGGCCTTGTCCGCCCCCTTGACGGCCAGGGCCCAGCCCAGGACCGGCCAGACCGCGACGCCGCCCGAGCAGACGAGGAGCGCCAGCGGGTAGATCATTAGAGCCACCCGCAGCCCGAAGCGGCGGAGGAACCGGCTGGTCAGGACGATCTGGAAGAGGAACGCGACCGCCAGCAACCCGGCGTTGAAGCGGCCGAAAAACGCGGCCAGGTTCAGCTTGGCCGCCGAGACGTCGATGACGGCCTTGGATTGCCAGTCGATGAAGGTCGAGACGATCCCGGTCAGGAGCGCCAGCACGGCCAGCAGCCGCAGATAGGAGTCCCCGCGGACGGTCCGGAAGGAGTCGAGAAACCCGGGCCGGGGCGCCGCCGAGGACGCGGGCGAGACGGCCGCGGCCGTGTCGCCCCTCTGGTCCAGCCGCCGGAACAGGAGGTTGACGGCGACGGCTCCCAGGACGAGCAGGCCCGCGGCCGCGAAAAGAAGGTCTTCGGGCCTCCCGGGCCGGGCCAAAAAACCGGTGACAAGGCCGCCGGCGATGCCCCCCAGGATGCCGCCGCTGCCCAGAAAGCCGACTAGGCGCTTGGCCTGCCGGGGGTTGAAGACGTCGTTGACCAGGAACCAGAACTGGGTCGTCAGGACGACGACGAAAATGTTCGCCCACAGCCAATACAGCAGGGTGATCCACGGCCAATGCAGGCCGAATAGAAAATGGAAGAGGGCTGCCGTCGCGGCGAAGGCGAGCAGGCTGCCGACGAGGAGCCCCCGCCGCGGCAGGCGGGCCTGCAGACGGGCGTGCACGGCGACAGCGACGGCGACGAGCGCCGCCGTCCCGTAGGCCCAGGGCAGGTATTGAACCCCGATGTCGTCGAGGTAGCTGGCGTCGCGGACGGACTTGATGATAGTGAAGGGAGCCGTGATCAGGAAGAAATAGAGGAAGAAGAGGACGGCCTCGCCGGCTTCACCCGGGCGCAGGCCGAGGCCGCGTCCGACCATTCCCGGGAACCGGCGCCCCCAGCTTGAGCTTGCCGCCGAGATTGTGAGTGGAGATGTAGCTGGCCAGGATCTCGCCGACGCCGAAGCTGTCGATGAAGCCGACCTTCTCGAAATTGAGGAGGATGAACCGGCGCCCCTCCTCCAGCACCGCCTTGACCAGGTCATGCAAGGTGACGTCGATGATGTCGGAACGCTTGATCTCGCCGTCGACGTCGAAGATGACGATGCCTTCTTTTTCGCGCTTGCTGATGAGCATGGGATGCCGATGTTTTTATACCGGAAGGGGGACGCGAAGTCAACCGGGCTCCACTTGACAGCCCGGTCCATTCTCAACATATTAAGGGCAGGCTCATGAGAGGAATTCCTGCGGGCCGGCCTGGGATCGCGCGCGAGTCCGTACCCCCAACCTCCACAAGGACGGCCCAATCGCCAGCCCCGATTGTCCTCGTGATCATCGCCGTTGCCGCGATATCCTTGATTGCGGCCGGCTCGACGGCGCCTGCGGCGTTTTTCGCGTCCGCCCCGCAGTCCTCCCAGCGCGGCGGCCCTCCCCGCGACCGCCCCCTCGTGCGGCCGCCCGACCGGGCCGGGGTCTGGACGGACGTTTCCAAGATCGTCGCCGTGGGCGATCTGCACGGCGCCTACGAAGAGTTCGTGGACATCCTCAAAGGGACGGGCCTCGTCGGGCCCGACCTGG is a genomic window of Candidatus Aminicenantes bacterium containing:
- a CDS encoding STAS domain-containing protein; translation: MLISKREKEGIVIFDVDGEIKRSDIIDVTLHDLVKAVLEEGRRFILLNFEKVGFIDSFGVGEILASYISTHNLGGKLKLGAPVPGNGRTRPRPAPG